In [Phormidium] sp. ETS-05, the genomic window TATGTTTGCCGTTAGCTTGGTCACGATTCAGACTGGCATCTTCAAAGGCGTTATCCAATCCACTGCCACTCTGATTGACAGCTCCGCTGCTGACATCTGGGTAGGGTCGGAAAATCTGGCGGCGTTGGAAATGACTGTGCCTATTCCTTACGATCGCCTCTCTCAAGCTCAAAAGGTGGAAGGGGTGGACAAGGCAGAAGCGTTGGTGATGAATGGCTCCCTCTGGCGCAATGCTTTGGGAAACATCAATCACGTTCGCATCTTCGGATTTGACCCCAATGGCGAGCTATTTACTCCCGGAACCGTGACCAAAGGGCGATTGAGCGACCTGGAAAAGCCTTACAGAGTCTTAATCGATCGCCGCAGCTTCGATAAGCTGAAAGTGGGCGGTTGGAAGCAGGAAGTAGTGGCATTAGGTGGTTTTGAGACCACGGTAGCGGGTTTTACCACCGATACTCAATGTGCCATTTCCAGTCCTTTTGTATTCACATCCCTGGAAAACGCTAACGCTTACGGCACCGCGAAATTACCCCCAGAGCCTCTTTCTGGTCCCCAACCAGAACCCCTGAAACTCACCACTGATGACAATATTGCCTATGTGCTGGTACGGGCTAAACCTGGTGTGGATTTAAATCTGCTCAAGCATCGGTTGGAGCAGGCGATGCCTTACACCCGGGCTTATACCAAAGCCGAGATGGCTGAGAAAACTCGCACTTACTGGGAACGGCGCACCGGAATCGGCTTTATTCTCGGATTGGGGGCTGGTGTGGGATTAATCGTGGGAGTGGTGGTGGTAGGGCAGATTCTCTATTCTTCTGTATCAGACCACTTGAAAGAGTTTGGAACGCTCAAGGCGATCGGGGCGTCAAACGTCACGATTTACAGCGTGATTATCGAGCAGTCTCTCTGGATGGCCGTGATGGGATATCTTCCGGGGATGGCTCTTTGTGTCGGGGTGAGAGCTTGGGTATTAGCAAGTCAGGGACTTTTGATTTCTATCTCCGTTCCCACTGCGGCGGGCGTCTTTGGCATCACGGTTGTTATGTGTATCAGTGCCGCCATTTTTGCCATTCACAAGGTGAATCGCGTGGATCCGGCGATCGTCTTTAAAGCCTAACTGTAAGGCTTAACCAAGGTGCATGGCACCGGGAAAGCACCAGAAAGCCTCTACCAGCAAAGCTGCCACTGACGTTACCCTCGTTGGTTTGACACTCCTAAAATTCCTGTCGGCGTCGGGCAATCCCATCCCCTTTCCTCAGAGCTAACCATCGCCCTCTACTGCCTCATCACTGGCAGTATTTGAGCCCAAGTTCTAAAATGTTGGCGGGTAATTGATGGGAGCGGATGATTTCACTCACACTTGGTTTCGCTCTAAGCACGGGCAATTTTCAAGCTGAACTAAATATTTTAGACAAATGAATTTCTGTTCTACCAAATTGGATGAGTCTGTCGGGAGTATCTCCCATCTGGTAACAACCAATTCGGTTGAGGGAGTTGGAGAGTCAGGAACGCATCACCCTGGTGCTAGCCCCAACGCCAATACCTTGGTACAGCCTTTGACGATGGCGATTAAAGCTAGAGGCGTGCGAATGGTTTTTAAGTCTGGCTCCGGCTACTATCACGCTCTCAAAGGAATTGATCTGGATGTATCTGGTGGAGATATCCAGCTTTTGATGGGTCCATCCGGTTCTGGTAAAACTACTTTGCTGTCAATTTTGGCGGGGCTCTTGACTCCCTCTTCGGGGAGTGTGAAACTGCTGGGCGAAGAAATTACCAAAATGTCCCGGGGAAAATTGGCTCGGTTTCGCCGCAATAATATCGGCTTTATTTTTCAAGGGTTTAATTTGTTTCCCGCTCTCACGGCTGCAGAAAATGTGGAATTGGGACTGAATGTGAAGGGGATTAAGGGTGGTAAAGCTCGCAAAGAAGCTCAACACCTCCTAGAACAGGTCGGACTGGGAGATAAAGGACACCTGCGCCCCCGCAATCTTTCTGGGGGACAGCAGCAGCGGGTGGCGATCGGGCTTTGGCTGGCAATCCTCCTCTGATTATGGCTGATGAACCTACTGCCGCTTTAGATTCTCACAGTGGTCACGCGGTGATTGAAATTCTGCGTAACCTCTCCAAAGAAGGTGGCTGTACCGTTCTTATGGTGACACATGACCCCCGGATTATGGATGTGGCCGATCGGATTCTGTATCTTGAAGATGGGATGTTGAGTGCCCAACATATCACCTAATCCACCCCACCCAATTTTTCCGTCACCTAATTTCTCTTGCCGGAACCAGTTTGGTATCCGGCCAAAGCATTTCTCGGTTTTAACCACCTTGTCTCTAACCAATACGCCCATACCTAAGCATCAATTTTTGATGGTTATTTTCTCATCATACCTTCATCAGGCTATCTGCTTTTTCTCGTTTCTCAAATTATTTAACCAATTATTAAACTGACTATTATATCTCATTAATCAGATAATTCGTTATAACTAAGCCGTAGTAGTAGGGTGGGTAGTGCCTGAATCAGAATTCTTTTGATAATCATTGTTCTGTAGTTGGCACTGCCCACCCTACAGAGACGGACTATTGAGCCGTAGTAGTAGGGTGGGTAGTGCCTGAATCAGAATTCTTTTGATAATCATTGTTCTGTAGTTGGCACTGCCCACCCTACAGAGACGGACTATTGAGCCGTAGTAGTAGGGTGGGTAGTGCCTGAATCAGAATTCTTTTGATAATCATTGTTCTGTAGTTGGCACTGCCCACCCTACAGAGACTGTAACTAAGTAGGATAATTTTTGCGGCGGGCGACAATTATCCGACTTAGCATTTTCCAAATAAATCATAACTGCTCTCCATCAGGGAAAATTACACAAATATGATTGACTTGGTGGCGCCTCTATGCTAGACATAGAGTGTTGGGGTTCACACGGTCAGGGACGCCGGGGCAAAAACCCCTCGGACGATCGGACTGGAGAGCAACTCCGGGCTCAACCGAAAATTTTTGGTTGTCACCCCCAGCTTTCTCATCGAAGCTCGGTTTCTACCTTCCGGGATAGAATTATAACACAATATACACTAACATAGCAGGTAAACCCCATGCGTGTTTTACTTCTCTACCCCCTATTCCCGAAAAGTTTCTTCTCATTTGAGAAAACTTTAGAGCTAGTGGGTCGCAAAGCACTCCTGCCACCCCTGGGTTTGATCACTGTTGCTGCCATATTGCCCCAAACATGGGAGTACAGACTGGTCGATCGCAACGTTAAGGACTTAACGGAAGCTGACTGGGATTGGGCAGAACTGGTCATCCTCTCGGCGATGATTGTCCAAAAAGATGACTTACTGGCTCAAGTACGAGAAGCCAAACGGCGGGGCAAAAAAGTGGCAGTGGGAGGTCCCTATGTCACCTCTGTATCCCATGAAGTGGCACAAGCCGGGGCAGATTACCTGATTCTAGATGAAGGGGAAATCACGATCCCCATGTTTGTAGAAGCTCTGGAAAATGGCGCCGAAAATGGCACTTTCTCCGCGAAAGGGGAAAAACCAGATGTCAGCACTACTCCAGTACCCCGGTTCGAGTTGCTGGATAAAGACGCCTACGACTCTATGGCTCTCCAGTTCTCCCGAGGCTGCCCTTTCCAGTGCGAATTCTGCGATATCATTGTTTTATACGGTCGCAAACCCCGGACTAAGACTCCCTCCCAGTTTCTGGCAGAATTAGACCGCCTCTATGAATTGGGTTTTGACCAAAGTATCTTTTTGGTGGATGATAACTTCATCGGCAACAAGCGTAATGTTAAGCTGTTGCTCAAGGAGTTGAAAGGGTGGATGGAGTCACATAACTATCCTTTCCGCCTCTACACCGAAGCATCAGTGGATCTGGCGCAAGACCAGGAACTGATGGATATGATGGTGGATTGCAATTTTAATGCGGTATTTTTGGGCATTGAAACGCCGGATGAGTCCAGTTTGACTGTCACTAAAAAGTTTCAAAATACCCGAGATTCCCTCAGCGACGCGGTGGAGGCGATTACTCGATCGGGTTTGCGGGTGATGGCCGGGTTTATCATCGGTTTTGATGGGGAAAAACCGGGAGCTGGCGATCGCATCGCTCGCTTCGTCCAGCAAACTTCGATTCCGATCGCTCTGTTTAGTATGCTCCAGGCTCTCCCAGATACCGCTCTCTGGCATCGCCTGGAAAAAGAAGGGCGATTGGTGGAAAAAATCGCCAATATCAACCAAACTACCTTGATGAACTTCATCCCCACCCGTCCGATCGAGCAAATCGCCCGGGAATATATCGAGGCATTTTGGGACATCTACGACCCGATCAACTTCCTCGATCGCGTCTATAATCATTTCCTGATTATGGGACCACCCAGAAATCGCGTCCGGCGGCGCAGTATCAACTGGAAAACTATCCGCGCTTTAGCCATCATCTTCTGGCGCCAAGGGGTTCTCCGGGAAACTCGCTGGAAATTCTGGATTTACCTTTACAACATTATCAAGCATAATCCCAAAGTGTGGGACCACTATATCAGCATCTGCGCTTACTTCGAGCATTTCTATGAATACCGCCAGATTGTGCGCAACCAAATCGAAACCCAGCTTGCTGAATTTTTAGCCGCCAGCGCCGCTGACTCTATGTCAACCGCCGCTGACAAGAAATCTGAACAAGAGTTGCCCGAATCCGCCGCCGCCTAAGCGCGGATAGAGGACCAGGGGACCAGGGGACGGGGTGACGGGGAGACTGGGGAACCGGGTGACGGGGTGACGGGGAGGGGTGGGAGGATGGGGAGGAGAGGGAGGATGGGGAGGAGAGGGAGGAGAGGGAGGAAGATTGCTTCCCACACTCCCCACACTTCCCACACTCCCCACACTCCCCACACTCCAGAAGTCCCCCGTCCCCCCGTCTCCCCGTCTCCGGGTCCCCTGGTCCCCTAGTCCCCCCGTCCCCTGGTCCCCTCTGCCCCCAACTACCAACGCCTACCGGCGTAGCTGACGCCACACCGGACGGTGTTCTAGCAGCCAATAGAGCAAATAGCTCACCAAGGCAGTAGTAATAGGAATTAATGCCGCCACTGCAGTTTCGGGCAACCATAAGCGCAAATAACTGACTTTGATTCTCTCTACAGGAAAATCAGGGTCTAATCCCGCTGCTACTACCGTAGATTTTCCTGTGACCCGGAGTGCGATCGCCGAGTTTCCCTCATCAATTTGCCAATAACGCACCTTCTCTATCCCCGGTGTCCCCGCCATGAAAAATTGATTTTTGCCCAACTTCATGGCTTTTCCCCCCATCCGCACTTCTCCTGACAATATCGTAGAATTATTCCCCCCATATCCACTGTTGAGAGCGAGCCTTTGGCTGTCACCGCCGGCAAACCCCAAATCGGCCACATTTAAATTTTCTCCAAACCATTGACTATTTTGGTCAATATCTGGTAAAATCATCGATAATTTAGCCACTTCCGGCAAAGATAAACTCAGTAGCTCGGAGGCAGGAGTAAAAGTAAAATTAAGCTCGTTATTTACAGCTTTTTCCTGCATATTAACCCCATCGACAATGCGGTAGCCTTTGAGGGAAACTTGCAAGGGTTGAGAACCCAGATTTATGGCTAAGAGATTGGGGCGAAATTGCGGTTGCAGATGCAACGATAACCGATTCTCTGGGGCGCGATAACTCAAATCTACTACTGCTGTTCCCTCCCGGAGTAACACATCTTTTAGTTGCAGATCCCTGGCAGTTCCTAAAGGTTTTAAGGTCAAGTTACTGCTATCATCCCATAGCTCTACAGTAATGTTAGTCACTGCCGCCAGTCCTGGTTGTGCCGAACTAGCAAAAGCACCGACTAAGGTAACAGTTTGGCGCCCAGTAATGGAAATTTCTTCTAGGGGGAGAACGTCTCGCAGTAAGGGTTGGGGCTCGGTTCCCGCATATCTAAAACTGACGTTTTGGGCGATGATATTCCCCTCGAAAAGTTGACTGGCTGGGAGTATCTCTGCTACTACTACGCCGCTCAAACATAGCAACATCAGGGTGACAAAGATGAGATGGGGGGAGATGGGGAGACCCCCGCCTAAGCGCTTCGCGCTGGCAACGCCTACGCGGGGGCAGGCTAGGGGTGACTGGGAGACGGGGTGACGGGGAGACGGGGGGATGGGGGGACGGGGGGACCCCCGCCTAAGCGCTTCGCGCTGGCAACGCCTACGCGGGGGCAGGCTAGGGGAGACTGGGAGACGGGGTGACGGTCCAGAGGTCCCCTGGTCCCCTAGTCCCCTGGTCCAATTTTTCAATTTTTATCCCTTTTTCAATTTTTACAATTTTTCCCCCAGGGGAGTCTGCGGAGGCGGGAGAGATACCAAGCTGTTAACTCGATGAGCTGAAATAATAGCCAAACGATCGCCACCAGTAACCCCCAAATGTTTTGCAGTAACCAGGTGAGGGGGGCGAGCAAAATCTGGAAATTCTGCGTCAGTCCGGGTTTGAGGTGATGATGAAGTTTTTTGATTTGGGTTGAGATTTCCGCCACAAACCAAGCGAATAGCTCGATTTGCTGAATTAGCAGCCAAAATAGGATGATGATGAGGTGCCAAATACCTTTCAAAACCCATTGGAGTGACTGCTGTAACTGTTTAATTATGGTTTTACCGAGTAGTAGCACTGGTGTGAGTAGGAATATGTTTAAGGAGGGAGGGGCGGGGCTCAACCTAGGGGATAAATGCCATTACCGCCGCCGGAGAACCAGAGCCCGATCGCAGCCGCAAAATCCCGATCGCTAATGTTGTCCCGATCGGTGGCAACTGGTCTAAATTGGTTAAATTTTCTAGGACGATTCCTTGGCGAGATAACACTTGTTTGTTTGTGCTGAAAGTCATATCCTGACCAGAATCAACGCCGTGGGTGTCAATGCCAACGCCAGCAATTTGCCGCTGTTGGATTAAAAATTTGGTGGTTTCTCCCGCAAATCCCGGAAAATGTTGTTGATTCATAAATTTATCCCGATTTTCCCATTTATCCTGCCAACCTGTGTAGAGAAGGACAACCACACCGGGAGGAATTTGGCCAAAATTATTTTCCCAAGCTACCACATCATTATAAGTTAGTAAATAGTCGGGATTATGGGCGGCTAAATCCACAATATTAATCACTACGGCGGGCAATACCAGGGACTCGGCTGGGTAGGCATCAATTCCAGGAGTTTTGGAATGAAAACTACTCTTTGCATTCATATGTGTTGCGCTATGTTCTCCCATTGAGAATCGACGGAGGTAATAGCCGTCTGCCTCTAAATCAGCCACTTTCTCAAATTCTACTGGGGGGTCATTGGGCCATTGGGGAATTTGAGGATGAATGATATGGCTCAGATGAATAATTCGCGAGTAGGCGATCGCTTTCTGGGTGGGAGTCTCTGGCATCTTTCCGGGAAATTGACAATTGTCCTTGGTCCTTTGTCACTTGTCCGCAAGTCCGCAAGTCCGCAAGTCCGCAAGTCCGATTTTCACTTGTATGACAAAACAAATGACAAATGACAAATGACAAAGGACAAAAGACCAAGGACAAATGACAAATGACCAATACTAAGGAGAGTTGAGTTTTTGCTGGGCGGCGGTGAGGTTGTTTTGGGCGGGTTGGTAGTTGGGGGTTAGGCGGAGGGCTTGCTGGAATTCGGCGATCGCCTCTTGTAGTTTCCCTTGTTGCTGCAGAACCAAACCCAAGCCATTATGTGCCATTGTATGTGTACTGGCGGGCAATCCTCCCACTTCTGGTAAGTTGAGAGCTTGACGGTAGGCGGCGGCGGCGTCTTCTAGCTGCCCTTGGCTGCGGAACACATCACCGGCATTATTATAAGGTGCGGCTAAGTTAGGAGAGAGTCGCAGAGCTTGGCTGTAGGCATTCCCGGCTTCCCCAAGTCGCCCCATCTTCACCAGCAGCCAGCCGAGATTATTGTAAATATAGGCGTTGTTACCATCAAGGCGGAGGGCTTGGCCGTAAGCTTGGAGGGCATCATCTAATTTACCAGCATCGGTGAGGGCAATGCCAAGATTGTTGTAAGCCCGAGCATTATTGGGTTGCATTTGGACTACCCGCAACCATAATGATACCGATTCTGCGTATTTACCGGCGTCTTGAGCCGTATTTGCCTGTTGCCAGAGCTGCTCTAGGTTTTGGGCAACGGCAGCGTAAGGGGTGGCAAGGAGGGAGAGGGTGAGGGTGAGAACAAAAAACCGACGCATGGGCACTATCTGCCAGAATGACCTATATCATCTAGGTTAGCGCGGTTAGTTGAACTGGTCCAATGTCCTTTGTCACTTGTCCCTTGTCACTTGTCCTTTGTCACTTGTCCGCAAGTCCGCTTGTCCCTTGTCACTTGTCACTTGTATGACCAAACAAAGGACAAAGGACAAAGGACAAATGACAAATGACCAAGGACAAAGGACAAATGACAAATGACAAATGACCAAGGACAAATGACCAAGGACAAATGACCAAGGACAAATAACTAACACCTTTTTTCGCTTTATGAAATCTCCACTCAACCGAGATAAGCCATTTGGCCCGATTCAGCTCCTCTTGTTTTTGGCGGTGTTCGGTCTGATTTTTACGCCTCTGGCATTTGTGAAGCTGCGGAAAACGGCGGCTTTTGTGGGGGCTGACCCATCAAAATCTTCTGCCTTTCAACCGGCACAGGTCCTGAAGGGTGGGGATGATTATGCGGCGGAAGTGGAAAAATCTGGATTTTTGCGGGAAATTGCCAAAAATAGCGGGTTGTCAGAATCGGCGAAAATATCTGTTTGTAATCTGAACAGAGTTTGTCGTCACTTGCAAGGCGATCGGCTTCCCACCAGCGTCGCCAGTTTGAGCAAAGTCCCGATCGCGGTGGTGTTGATGCACAAAGTCACCACGGAAAACATCAGCCTGGATACTCCTATTTATTTAGACCCCGACAATTTCACGGAGGACGCCTCGGACTTAGGCGTAGGGGAAGAATATCCCCTGTGGAAACTTTTAGCGGAAATGCTGGTTGACAGCAGCAACATCGCTCCTAACCAGTTGATTGATTATTTAGGGTGGGACTATATCAACCAAGTCCTCGCCGAACGCGGCTACCGCTTCACCCGGGTTGAATCTAAATTTGCTGGGGAATATATTTTTCCTGCGGATATAGGCTTTGGTTCTAATACTTCTACTGCTGATGAACTGACCGAAATGATGGTGCAGATATATAATCGGGAAAATCCCGGAGATGATATCCTCATTTCTCTGCTCAAACACCAGCACGATCGGGAAATGGGATTTGCCGGATTAGCCAACTCCCAAGCCAAGTGGCTCGGTGAAAAAACTGGTCAAACCTCCCTCGTCCTTGGCACCACTGTCGCAATGGAAATCTCCGGCGAAAAATACATTGTGACTGTTATTGATGATGGGGAATACAGCGAATTAGCCATCCGTGATGCTATCCAAGGTATTGCTAATTATATCATAAATAATCGGGATTTTTAGGAAAAATAGTAAGAATCAAACAAAATTTACAATTTGGGCATGGGTGCTTATATGGTAAAAAATATTTTAGAGCAAAGTTGATGAGCAAAAACATATTTAATTTTCCCAAAAGCACCCTATGGCTACCACATAAAATATGTAAATTCTCTAAAAGTATTTGGTTGCTTTGTTTATTATTCGTTTTGACAATCATAGTGATATCGACCGTAAATTTGCATAATTTTTTGGCGGTCAGCCAGCCAGTGAAAGAAGCGGAAGTTTTAGTGGTGGAAGGATGGCTGCCAGATTATGCCATCAAAGAGGCTATAGGCGAATTTAACAGCGGGAAATACCAAATGGTTATCACCACCGGATTGCCTCTCAGTAAAGGCTACTATTTAGCAGAA contains:
- a CDS encoding FtsX-like permease family protein encodes the protein MLPRRLKAFAKTLMPSIARKNLFEDLPRFLVAQAGIMFAVSLVTIQTGIFKGVIQSTATLIDSSAADIWVGSENLAALEMTVPIPYDRLSQAQKVEGVDKAEALVMNGSLWRNALGNINHVRIFGFDPNGELFTPGTVTKGRLSDLEKPYRVLIDRRSFDKLKVGGWKQEVVALGGFETTVAGFTTDTQCAISSPFVFTSLENANAYGTAKLPPEPLSGPQPEPLKLTTDDNIAYVLVRAKPGVDLNLLKHRLEQAMPYTRAYTKAEMAEKTRTYWERRTGIGFILGLGAGVGLIVGVVVVGQILYSSVSDHLKEFGTLKAIGASNVTIYSVIIEQSLWMAVMGYLPGMALCVGVRAWVLASQGLLISISVPTAAGVFGITVVMCISAAIFAIHKVNRVDPAIVFKA
- a CDS encoding B12-binding domain-containing radical SAM protein is translated as MRVLLLYPLFPKSFFSFEKTLELVGRKALLPPLGLITVAAILPQTWEYRLVDRNVKDLTEADWDWAELVILSAMIVQKDDLLAQVREAKRRGKKVAVGGPYVTSVSHEVAQAGADYLILDEGEITIPMFVEALENGAENGTFSAKGEKPDVSTTPVPRFELLDKDAYDSMALQFSRGCPFQCEFCDIIVLYGRKPRTKTPSQFLAELDRLYELGFDQSIFLVDDNFIGNKRNVKLLLKELKGWMESHNYPFRLYTEASVDLAQDQELMDMMVDCNFNAVFLGIETPDESSLTVTKKFQNTRDSLSDAVEAITRSGLRVMAGFIIGFDGEKPGAGDRIARFVQQTSIPIALFSMLQALPDTALWHRLEKEGRLVEKIANINQTTLMNFIPTRPIEQIAREYIEAFWDIYDPINFLDRVYNHFLIMGPPRNRVRRRSINWKTIRALAIIFWRQGVLRETRWKFWIYLYNIIKHNPKVWDHYISICAYFEHFYEYRQIVRNQIETQLAEFLAASAADSMSTAADKKSEQELPESAAA
- a CDS encoding cyclase family protein, coding for MPETPTQKAIAYSRIIHLSHIIHPQIPQWPNDPPVEFEKVADLEADGYYLRRFSMGEHSATHMNAKSSFHSKTPGIDAYPAESLVLPAVVINIVDLAAHNPDYLLTYNDVVAWENNFGQIPPGVVVLLYTGWQDKWENRDKFMNQQHFPGFAGETTKFLIQQRQIAGVGIDTHGVDSGQDMTFSTNKQVLSRQGIVLENLTNLDQLPPIGTTLAIGILRLRSGSGSPAAVMAFIP
- a CDS encoding serine hydrolase, with the translated sequence MKSPLNRDKPFGPIQLLLFLAVFGLIFTPLAFVKLRKTAAFVGADPSKSSAFQPAQVLKGGDDYAAEVEKSGFLREIAKNSGLSESAKISVCNLNRVCRHLQGDRLPTSVASLSKVPIAVVLMHKVTTENISLDTPIYLDPDNFTEDASDLGVGEEYPLWKLLAEMLVDSSNIAPNQLIDYLGWDYINQVLAERGYRFTRVESKFAGEYIFPADIGFGSNTSTADELTEMMVQIYNRENPGDDILISLLKHQHDREMGFAGLANSQAKWLGEKTGQTSLVLGTTVAMEISGEKYIVTVIDDGEYSELAIRDAIQGIANYIINNRDF
- a CDS encoding tetratricopeptide repeat protein, giving the protein MRRFFVLTLTLSLLATPYAAVAQNLEQLWQQANTAQDAGKYAESVSLWLRVVQMQPNNARAYNNLGIALTDAGKLDDALQAYGQALRLDGNNAYIYNNLGWLLVKMGRLGEAGNAYSQALRLSPNLAAPYNNAGDVFRSQGQLEDAAAAYRQALNLPEVGGLPASTHTMAHNGLGLVLQQQGKLQEAIAEFQQALRLTPNYQPAQNNLTAAQQKLNSP